A window of the Phaseolus vulgaris cultivar G19833 chromosome 5, P. vulgaris v2.0, whole genome shotgun sequence genome harbors these coding sequences:
- the LOC137834398 gene encoding histidine-containing phosphotransfer protein 1-like: MSLRILRGLLQGYTKSLFDEGVVNDQFNVIMALKRIGEPNHVVQLIETYLADVERILFELFRHVENEKSDLRKLTSLAREIEDKSTRIGAELMKAACYDVIKACDENHQQRFSRGLILLKKEFGNTKNKLNSFVQMEKRIIRLEKSQSPASTSQSPI; this comes from the exons CTTGTTTGATGAG GGGGTGGTGAACGATCAATTTAACGTGATCATGGCTTTGAAACGCATTGGGGAGCCAAATCATGTTGTGCAGTTGATAGAAACATATCTGGCAGATGTTGAAAGGATCTTGTTTGAGCTTTTTCGTCATGT AGAGAATGAAAAAAGCGACTTACGTAAGTTGACATCTCTTGCTCGTGAAATAGAGGACAAAAGCACAAG AATCGGTGCAGAGCTTATGAAGGCTGCATGTTATGATGTCATCAAAGCTTGTGATGAGAACCACCAACaaag ATTTTCTCGAGGTTTAATCTTATTAAAAAAGGAGTTTGGCAATACCAAGAACAAGTTGAATTCCTTTGTTCAG ATGGAGAAAAGGATTATACGACTTGAGAAGTCTCAATCACCAGCCTCTACTTCTCAATCACCAATATAG
- the LOC137835647 gene encoding uncharacterized protein isoform X1, with translation MAAIVSHHHRIFSTTTRLKSATRDSRRRRIGANSVRCADVSTATSENRRVTVSNRKDSLEICRVLNGMWQTSGGWGRIDRDDAVEAMLRYADAGLSTFDMADHYGPAEDLYGIFINRVRRERPPELLEQVRGLTKWVPPPVKMTASYVKDSINVSRKRMDVESLDMLQFHWWDYSNPGYLDALKHLTDLKEEGKIKTVALTNFDTERLQIILENEIPVVSNQVQHSLVDMRPQQRMAELCQHTGVKLITYGTVMGGLLSEKFLDTNIAIPFAGPAINTPSLQKYKRMVDAWGGWNLFQGLLRTLKQVASKHGVSIATVAVKYILDQPAVGGSMVGVRLGLSEHIQDANAIFSLALDEDDVGSIREATAKGKDLLKVIGDCGDEYRRA, from the exons ATGGCAGCTATAGTAAGTCACCACCACCGCATATTCTCCACCACCACGCGCCTAAAATCCGCCACCAGAGACTCGCGGCGGCGGAGGATCGGCGCAAACTCCGTTCGGTGCGCTGACGTGAGCACGGCCACGAGCGAGAATCGACGAGTGACGGTGAGTAACAGGAAAGATTCGCTGGAGATATGCCGAGTGCTGAACGGGATGTGGCAGACCAGCGGCGGTTGGGGCCGAATCGACCGAGACGACGCCGTCGAGGCCATGCTCCGTTACGCCGACGCCGGCTTATCCACCTTCGACATGGCCGATCACT ATGGACCTGCTGAAGATCTATATGGGATTTTCATCAATCGAGTTCGTCGTGAGCGTCCTCCAGAATTATTGGAACAGGTCAGAGG TCTCACTAAGTGGGTGCCTCCGCCAGTTAAGATGACTGCTAGCTATGTAAAAGACAGCATCAATGTTTCAAGGAAGAGGATGGATGTGGAATCCTTGGACATGCTTCAGTTCCATTG GTGGGATTATTCAAATCCAGGCTACTTGGATGCGCTAAAACACCTTACAGACTTGAAAGAAGAAG GTAAAATCAAGACTGTGGCTCTGACAAATTTTGATACAGAGAGGTTACAAATTATTCTTGAAAATGAGATTCCTGTTGTAAGCAATCAG GTGCAACATTCACTTGTCGATATGCGTCCTCAGCAGAGAATGGCAGAGCTTTGTCAGCATACAGGAGTCAAACTGATAac GTATGGAACGGTAATGGGTGGTCTATTGTCTGAGAAGTTCCTTGACACCAACATAGCTATTCCTTTTGCTGGTCCTGCAATAAACACTCCCTCCCTCCAAAAGTACAAAAGG ATGGTAGATGCTTGGGGAGGATGGAATTTGTTCCAGGGATTGCTTCGGACTCTGAAACAAGTAGCTTCTAAACATGGTGTTTCAATTGCAACTGTTGCTGTGAAGTATATATTAGATCAG CCTGCGGTAGGAGGATCAATGGTTGGTGTCAGACTTGGCTTGTCAGAACATATACAAGACGCCAATGCTATATTTTCTCTTGCTCTTGATGAAGACGATGTGGGCAGCATACGAGAAGCCACAGCGAAAGGAAAGGATCTGCTAAAAGTGATTGGTGATTGTGGAGATGAATACAGGCGTGCATGA
- the LOC137835647 gene encoding uncharacterized protein isoform X2, whose product MSELLRHSLGKFTFSPNGTPTRRGIVVTQKYRHLRPFQCVYTQDNRSTVVKNGNDSLDICRVVNGMWQTSGGWGRIDRDNAVDAMLKYADAGLTTFDMADIYGPAEDLYGIFINRVRRERPPELLEQVRGLTKWVPPPVKMTASYVKDSINVSRKRMDVESLDMLQFHWWDYSNPGYLDALKHLTDLKEEGKIKTVALTNFDTERLQIILENEIPVVSNQVQHSLVDMRPQQRMAELCQHTGVKLITYGTVMGGLLSEKFLDTNIAIPFAGPAINTPSLQKYKRMVDAWGGWNLFQGLLRTLKQVASKHGVSIATVAVKYILDQPAVGGSMVGVRLGLSEHIQDANAIFSLALDEDDVGSIREATAKGKDLLKVIGDCGDEYRRA is encoded by the exons ATGTCTGAGTTATTGCGGCATTCTTTGGGCAAATTCACTTTCAGTCCAAATGGAACACCAACTAGGAGAGGAATAGTAGTAACACAAAAATATAGGCATCTGAGGCCGTTTCAATGTGTGTACACACAGGATAATCGAAGCACTGTGGTGAAAAATGGCAATGATTCTTTGGATATATGCCGGGTTGTGAATGGAATGTGGCAGACCAGTGGCGGGTGGGGCAGAATTGATAGGGATAATGCTGTTGATGCTATGCTTAAATATGCTGATGCTGGACTCACCACTTTTGATATGGCTGATATTT ATGGACCTGCTGAAGATCTATATGGGATTTTCATCAATCGAGTTCGTCGTGAGCGTCCTCCAGAATTATTGGAACAGGTCAGAGG TCTCACTAAGTGGGTGCCTCCGCCAGTTAAGATGACTGCTAGCTATGTAAAAGACAGCATCAATGTTTCAAGGAAGAGGATGGATGTGGAATCCTTGGACATGCTTCAGTTCCATTG GTGGGATTATTCAAATCCAGGCTACTTGGATGCGCTAAAACACCTTACAGACTTGAAAGAAGAAG GTAAAATCAAGACTGTGGCTCTGACAAATTTTGATACAGAGAGGTTACAAATTATTCTTGAAAATGAGATTCCTGTTGTAAGCAATCAG GTGCAACATTCACTTGTCGATATGCGTCCTCAGCAGAGAATGGCAGAGCTTTGTCAGCATACAGGAGTCAAACTGATAac GTATGGAACGGTAATGGGTGGTCTATTGTCTGAGAAGTTCCTTGACACCAACATAGCTATTCCTTTTGCTGGTCCTGCAATAAACACTCCCTCCCTCCAAAAGTACAAAAGG ATGGTAGATGCTTGGGGAGGATGGAATTTGTTCCAGGGATTGCTTCGGACTCTGAAACAAGTAGCTTCTAAACATGGTGTTTCAATTGCAACTGTTGCTGTGAAGTATATATTAGATCAG CCTGCGGTAGGAGGATCAATGGTTGGTGTCAGACTTGGCTTGTCAGAACATATACAAGACGCCAATGCTATATTTTCTCTTGCTCTTGATGAAGACGATGTGGGCAGCATACGAGAAGCCACAGCGAAAGGAAAGGATCTGCTAAAAGTGATTGGTGATTGTGGAGATGAATACAGGCGTGCATGA
- the LOC137835647 gene encoding flagellar radial spoke protein 5 isoform X3, producing the protein MECGRPVAGGAELIGIMLLMLCLNMLMLDSPLLIWLIFMDLLKIYMGFSSIEFVVSVLQNYWNSLTKWVPPPVKMTASYVKDSINVSRKRMDVESLDMLQFHWWDYSNPGYLDALKHLTDLKEEGKIKTVALTNFDTERLQIILENEIPVVSNQVQHSLVDMRPQQRMAELCQHTGVKLITYGTVMGGLLSEKFLDTNIAIPFAGPAINTPSLQKYKRMVDAWGGWNLFQGLLRTLKQVASKHGVSIATVAVKYILDQPAVGGSMVGVRLGLSEHIQDANAIFSLALDEDDVGSIREATAKGKDLLKVIGDCGDEYRRA; encoded by the exons ATGGAATGTGGCAGACCAGTGGCGGGTGGGGCAGAATTGATAGGGATAATGCTGTTGATGCTATGCTTAAATATGCTGATGCTGGACTCACCACTTTTGATATGGCTGATATTT ATGGACCTGCTGAAGATCTATATGGGATTTTCATCAATCGAGTTCGTCGTGAGCGTCCTCCAGAATTATTGGAACAG TCTCACTAAGTGGGTGCCTCCGCCAGTTAAGATGACTGCTAGCTATGTAAAAGACAGCATCAATGTTTCAAGGAAGAGGATGGATGTGGAATCCTTGGACATGCTTCAGTTCCATTG GTGGGATTATTCAAATCCAGGCTACTTGGATGCGCTAAAACACCTTACAGACTTGAAAGAAGAAG GTAAAATCAAGACTGTGGCTCTGACAAATTTTGATACAGAGAGGTTACAAATTATTCTTGAAAATGAGATTCCTGTTGTAAGCAATCAG GTGCAACATTCACTTGTCGATATGCGTCCTCAGCAGAGAATGGCAGAGCTTTGTCAGCATACAGGAGTCAAACTGATAac GTATGGAACGGTAATGGGTGGTCTATTGTCTGAGAAGTTCCTTGACACCAACATAGCTATTCCTTTTGCTGGTCCTGCAATAAACACTCCCTCCCTCCAAAAGTACAAAAGG ATGGTAGATGCTTGGGGAGGATGGAATTTGTTCCAGGGATTGCTTCGGACTCTGAAACAAGTAGCTTCTAAACATGGTGTTTCAATTGCAACTGTTGCTGTGAAGTATATATTAGATCAG CCTGCGGTAGGAGGATCAATGGTTGGTGTCAGACTTGGCTTGTCAGAACATATACAAGACGCCAATGCTATATTTTCTCTTGCTCTTGATGAAGACGATGTGGGCAGCATACGAGAAGCCACAGCGAAAGGAAAGGATCTGCTAAAAGTGATTGGTGATTGTGGAGATGAATACAGGCGTGCATGA
- the LOC137835648 gene encoding uncharacterized protein, translating into MDVDSQPTMDETILVGDDLMTGPPSPVVPPEIASHVLQGVDLCDGLLRNLFLCLQINDIEPFCQEEIALYKECAERRDKVIRKRLQDSELKLGLSMPLDEAKGRASQLEAEVTSLERRLILASGAEGIEGFRQRWSLHGRLTDSKNRLQFLKQGIDSRKKKD; encoded by the exons ATGGATG TTGATTCGCAGCCAACGATGGATGAAACAATTTTGGTTGGTGATGATTTAATGACCGGCCCTCCATCGCCGGTAGTACCACCAGAAATAGCCTCCCATGTACTCCAAGGTGTTGATTTGTGTGATGGACTTCTCAGGAATCTATTTCTCT GCTTGCAAATCAATGACATTGAACCATTTTGTCAAGAAGAAATTGCTTTATATAAGGAATGTGCTGAGCGAAGG GATAAGGTGATACGGAAGCGACTTCAAGATAGTGAATTGAAATTGGGTTTATCAATGCCTCTAGATGAAGCCAAGGGGAGGGCCTCACAGCTTGAGGCAGAAGTTACATCATTGGAGAG GCGTCTAATTCTTGCTAGTGGAGCTGAGGGCATTGAAGGTTTCCGCCAAAGATGGAGCCTACATGGTCGCCTTACTGATTCCAA AAATAGGTTGCAGTTCTTAAAGCAGGGCATAGAtagcagaaaaaaaaaggattag
- the LOC137835649 gene encoding large ribosomal subunit protein P2B-like: protein MKVVAAYLLAVLGGNPSPSATDIKHILSAVGADAEEELIALLLEEVKGKDFNELLASGREKISAVSGGGGAAVAVAAAPAGGAAAPAAEAKEEKKVEEKEESDDDMGFSLFD from the exons ATGAAGGTGGTGGCTGCTTATTTGCTTGCAGTGTTGGGAGGGAACCCATCTCCTTCTGCCACTGATATCAAACACATTCTTAGCGCAG TTGGAGCTGATGCTGAGGAGGAGTTGATTGCGTTGCTCTTAGAGGAAGTGAAGGGCAAAGACTTCAACGAACTACTAGCCAGCGGAAGGGAAAAGATTTCTGCTGTGTCTGGCGGTGGTGGTGCTGCAGTGGCTGTTGCTGCTGCACCAGCTGGTGGTGCTGCTGCACCTGCTGCGGAAGcaaaggaagaaaagaaagttgAAGAGAAGGAGGAGTCCGATGAT GATATGGGTTTCAGTTTGTTCGACTAA
- the LOC137835650 gene encoding peptidyl-prolyl cis-trans isomerase CYP71 isoform X1 has product MEEHENGANASEEEALIGPGPAPRARRKRPLQFEQAYLNALPSANMYEKSYMHRDVVTHVAVSAADFFITGSSDGHLKFWKKKPIGIEFAKHFRSHLGPIEGLAVSIDGLLCCTISDDRSVKIYDVVNYDMMVMIRLPYTPGAVDWVYKQGDVKATLAISDRNSSFVHIYDARAGSNDPIISKEIHMGPIKVMKYNPVYDSVLSADAKGIIEYWSSATLQFPENEVNFKLKSNTDLFEIAKCKTSVSTIEVSPDGKQFSITSPDRRIRVFWFRTGKLRRVYDESLEVAQDLQRSDAPLYRLEAIDFGRRMAVEKEIEKTESAPLPNAVFDESSNFLIYATLLGIKIVNLHTNKVSRILGKVENNDRFLRIALYQGDRSSKRVRRIPSAAANVNESKEPLTDPTLLCCAFKKHRIYLFSRREPEEPEDATKGRDVFNEKPPADELLAVSDIGKSVTTSLPENVILHTTMGDIHMKLYPEECPKTVENFTTHCRNGYYDNLIFHRVIKGFMIQTGDPLGDGTGGQSIWGREFEDEFHKSLRHDRPFTVSMANAGPNTNGSQFFITTVATPWLDNKHTVFGRVAKGMDVVQGIEKVKTDKTDKPYQDVKILNVTVPKS; this is encoded by the exons ATGGAGGAACACGAGAATGGTGCCAACGCAAGCGAAGAAGAAGCGTTGATAGGCCCGGGCCCGGCCCCTCGGGCTCGGCGCAAGCGACCCCTTCAGTTCGAGCAAGCCTACCTCAATGCTTTACCCTCCGCCAACAT GTACGAGAAAAGTTATATGCACCGTGACGTGGTTACGCATGTCGCTGTTTCAGCTGCGGATTTTTTCATCACTGGAAGTTCCGATG GGCATTTGAAGTTTTGGAAGAAAAAGCCTATTGGCATTGAGTTTGCCAAACACTTCAGATCTCATCTTGGTCCAATTGAAGGTCTAGCT GTTAGTATTGATGGTCTGCTTTGCTGCACAATATCAGATGACCGCTCTGTAAAAATATACGATGTAGTCAACTATGACATGATGGTCATGATTCGCTTGCCATATACTCCTGGTGCTGTTGATTGGGTTTACAAGCAAGGGGATGTTAAAGCTACGCTTGCTATTAGTGATAGGAACTCATCTTTTGTGCACATATATGATGCACGAGCTGGTTCAAATGATCCCATCATCTCCAAAGAG ATACATATGGGTCCTATCAAAGTTATGAAGTACAATCCTGTATATGATTCTGTACTTTCGGCAGATGCAAAGGGGATAATTGAATACTGGAGTTCTGCAACACTTCAATTCCCAGAGAATGA GGTCAATTTTAAACTGAAAAGTAATACTGACCTCTTTGAAATTGCAAAATGCAAGACTTCTGTTTCAACTATTGAG GTAAGTCCAGATGGTAAACAGTTTTCCATTACATCACCTGATCGAAGGATACGTGTGTTTTGGTTCAGAACGGGTAAATTAAGGCGAGTTTATGATGAATCCCTGGAG gttgctcaagaccTCCAAAGAAGTGATGCTCCATTATATCGGTTGGAAGCTATTGATTTTGGTCGAAGAATGGCTGTtgagaaagaaatagaaaagacaGAAAGTGCACCACTTCCAAATGCAGTCTTCGATGAAAGTTccaattttcttatatatgcAACCTTGCTTGGGATAAAA ATTGTTAATCTGCACACCAATAAAGTTAGTCGAATACTTGGAAAGGTGGAGAATAATGATAGATTCTTAAGAATAGCTTTATATCAAGGTGATCGGAGTAgcaaaagagtaagaaggatCCCTTCGGCAGCTGCAAATGTCAATGAGAGCAAGGAGCCTTTGACAGATCCCACTCTTCTGTGTTGTGCCTTCAAAAAGCACAGAATATATTTATTCAG TCGTAGAGAGCCAGAGGAGCCTGAAGATGCAACTAAAGGAAGAGATGTGTTCAATGAAAAACCTCCTGCTGATGAACTTTTGGCAGTTTCAGATATTGGAAAGTCAGTTACAACGTCACTTCCTGAAAATGTG ATTCTACACACCACAATGGGTGATATTCACATGAAATTATACCCAGAGGAATGTCCAAAAACTGTGGAGAATTTCACAACACACTGTCGAAATGGCTATTATGACAATCTTATTTTTCATAGGGTCATCAAAGGCTTCATGATACAAACAGGAGATCCTTTGGGAGATGGCACTGGTGGGCAATCTATTTGGGGGAGAGAATTTGAGGATGAATTTCATAAAAG CTTGAGGCATGATAGGCCGTTCACAGTATCAATGGCGAACGCAGGCCCAAATACAAATGGCTCTCAGTTCTTTATCACCACAGTGGCTACTCCATGGTTGGACAACAAACACACTGTATTTGGTAGAGTTGCAAAGGGAATGGATGTTGTTCAG GGCATTGAAAAAGTGAAGACAGACAAGACAGACAAGCCATATCAAGATGTTAAAATTCTAAATGTCACTGTACCAAAGTCTTGA
- the LOC137835650 gene encoding peptidyl-prolyl cis-trans isomerase CYP71 isoform X2 has product MQVSIDGLLCCTISDDRSVKIYDVVNYDMMVMIRLPYTPGAVDWVYKQGDVKATLAISDRNSSFVHIYDARAGSNDPIISKEIHMGPIKVMKYNPVYDSVLSADAKGIIEYWSSATLQFPENEVNFKLKSNTDLFEIAKCKTSVSTIEVSPDGKQFSITSPDRRIRVFWFRTGKLRRVYDESLEVAQDLQRSDAPLYRLEAIDFGRRMAVEKEIEKTESAPLPNAVFDESSNFLIYATLLGIKIVNLHTNKVSRILGKVENNDRFLRIALYQGDRSSKRVRRIPSAAANVNESKEPLTDPTLLCCAFKKHRIYLFSRREPEEPEDATKGRDVFNEKPPADELLAVSDIGKSVTTSLPENVILHTTMGDIHMKLYPEECPKTVENFTTHCRNGYYDNLIFHRVIKGFMIQTGDPLGDGTGGQSIWGREFEDEFHKSLRHDRPFTVSMANAGPNTNGSQFFITTVATPWLDNKHTVFGRVAKGMDVVQGIEKVKTDKTDKPYQDVKILNVTVPKS; this is encoded by the exons ATGCAGGTTAGTATTGATGGTCTGCTTTGCTGCACAATATCAGATGACCGCTCTGTAAAAATATACGATGTAGTCAACTATGACATGATGGTCATGATTCGCTTGCCATATACTCCTGGTGCTGTTGATTGGGTTTACAAGCAAGGGGATGTTAAAGCTACGCTTGCTATTAGTGATAGGAACTCATCTTTTGTGCACATATATGATGCACGAGCTGGTTCAAATGATCCCATCATCTCCAAAGAG ATACATATGGGTCCTATCAAAGTTATGAAGTACAATCCTGTATATGATTCTGTACTTTCGGCAGATGCAAAGGGGATAATTGAATACTGGAGTTCTGCAACACTTCAATTCCCAGAGAATGA GGTCAATTTTAAACTGAAAAGTAATACTGACCTCTTTGAAATTGCAAAATGCAAGACTTCTGTTTCAACTATTGAG GTAAGTCCAGATGGTAAACAGTTTTCCATTACATCACCTGATCGAAGGATACGTGTGTTTTGGTTCAGAACGGGTAAATTAAGGCGAGTTTATGATGAATCCCTGGAG gttgctcaagaccTCCAAAGAAGTGATGCTCCATTATATCGGTTGGAAGCTATTGATTTTGGTCGAAGAATGGCTGTtgagaaagaaatagaaaagacaGAAAGTGCACCACTTCCAAATGCAGTCTTCGATGAAAGTTccaattttcttatatatgcAACCTTGCTTGGGATAAAA ATTGTTAATCTGCACACCAATAAAGTTAGTCGAATACTTGGAAAGGTGGAGAATAATGATAGATTCTTAAGAATAGCTTTATATCAAGGTGATCGGAGTAgcaaaagagtaagaaggatCCCTTCGGCAGCTGCAAATGTCAATGAGAGCAAGGAGCCTTTGACAGATCCCACTCTTCTGTGTTGTGCCTTCAAAAAGCACAGAATATATTTATTCAG TCGTAGAGAGCCAGAGGAGCCTGAAGATGCAACTAAAGGAAGAGATGTGTTCAATGAAAAACCTCCTGCTGATGAACTTTTGGCAGTTTCAGATATTGGAAAGTCAGTTACAACGTCACTTCCTGAAAATGTG ATTCTACACACCACAATGGGTGATATTCACATGAAATTATACCCAGAGGAATGTCCAAAAACTGTGGAGAATTTCACAACACACTGTCGAAATGGCTATTATGACAATCTTATTTTTCATAGGGTCATCAAAGGCTTCATGATACAAACAGGAGATCCTTTGGGAGATGGCACTGGTGGGCAATCTATTTGGGGGAGAGAATTTGAGGATGAATTTCATAAAAG CTTGAGGCATGATAGGCCGTTCACAGTATCAATGGCGAACGCAGGCCCAAATACAAATGGCTCTCAGTTCTTTATCACCACAGTGGCTACTCCATGGTTGGACAACAAACACACTGTATTTGGTAGAGTTGCAAAGGGAATGGATGTTGTTCAG GGCATTGAAAAAGTGAAGACAGACAAGACAGACAAGCCATATCAAGATGTTAAAATTCTAAATGTCACTGTACCAAAGTCTTGA
- the LOC137834523 gene encoding uncharacterized protein, which translates to MSEPPFRAREKLIEKQKYFQSVHKHTYLKGPYDKITSVAIPLALAASSLYLIGRGIYNMSHGMGKKE; encoded by the exons ATGTCAGAACCACCATTTAGAGCACGAGAAAAGCTTATTGAGAAGCAAAAGTATTTTCAGAGTGTCCATAAGCACACTTACTTGAAAGGGCCATATGACAAGATTACCTCTGTTGCAATACCACTTGCATTGGCAGCATCTTCACTGTATCTGATT GGAAGAGGGATCTACAACATGTCACATGGAATGGGGAAGAAAGAATGA
- the LOC137834399 gene encoding protein MAIN-LIKE 2-like, with product MAKTRGGGSQGHDRTRPTTFVRRRDRGVVEERIGDVNIDNDNQQELHDDRQMDQGEGFPRGPSDMSLLVNFADHVAVKLWDGEDRRELKLVSHGRKLRKFGMPHAEIEVLIQNSRLFSLCNISYEVGDKGLISAFVERWHAETNSFHLPIGEMTITLDDVSSLLHLPILGQFPTYVPLEYNGAATILTELLGVEEARGKAEMTQCRGVHV from the exons ATGGCTAAAACAAGAGGTGGTGGATCTCAAGGTCATGATCGAACAAGACCAACGACATTCGTCCGTAGAAGAGATCGAGGTGTTGTCGAGGAAAGAATTGGTGATGTTAATATTGACAATGACAATCAACAAGAATTACATGATGATAGGCAAATGGACCAGGGAGAAGGGTTTCCTAGAGGACCTTCTGATATGTCTTTGCTGGTAAATTTTGCTGACCATGTTGCTGTTAAGCTTTGGGATGGTGAG GATCGGAGAGAACTTAAATTGGTATCCCACGGTAGGAAATTACGTAAATTTGGGATGCCTCATGCTGAGATTGAAGTTCTTATACAAAATTCTAGATTATTTAGTCTATGCAATATAAGCTATGAGGTGGGGGACAAGGGTTTGATTTCAGCCTTTGTTGAAAGGTGGCATGCTGAGACAAACTCCTTCCACCTTCCCATAGGTGAGATGACCATCACACTTGATGATGTGTCTTCTCTTTTGCACCTCCCCATTTTGGGTCAATTCCCTACGTATGTGCCATTAGAGTACAACGGAGCTGCAACTATTTTAACTGAGTTATTAGGGGTGGAGGAGGCTCGTGGGAAGGCTGAGATGACGCAGTGTCGAGGCGTCCACGTATGA